One genomic window of Halorubrum hochsteinianum includes the following:
- a CDS encoding sulfurtransferase yields MPEDVLVTADWVEDHLDDFQSDDSDFRLVEINNPTVTDESEYTPYEEGHIPGALNFEWDEVFTDETERDIVSKEAFAERNGVGGIDADTTVVVYGGGRVPNWFALFGYWIYKYYGHDDIRVIDGGKGYWVANDYPLSTEEPDFTPREYEARGPFESVRAYKDDIDKAIEEGIPMVDVRSPEEFSGEVIAPEGLNETAQRGGHIPGASNVPIGTTLNEDGTFKSADELRELYGDAGVDGDESTITYCRVGERSSIEWFLLHELLGYDDVRNYDGSWTEWGNLVGAPIETGE; encoded by the coding sequence ATGCCAGAAGACGTACTCGTCACGGCGGACTGGGTGGAAGACCACCTGGACGACTTCCAGAGCGACGACTCGGACTTCCGACTCGTCGAGATCAACAACCCGACCGTCACCGACGAGTCGGAGTACACCCCCTACGAGGAGGGTCACATCCCCGGTGCCCTGAACTTCGAGTGGGACGAGGTCTTCACCGACGAGACGGAGCGCGACATCGTCTCGAAGGAGGCCTTCGCGGAGCGAAACGGCGTTGGCGGCATCGACGCCGACACGACGGTCGTCGTGTACGGCGGCGGCCGCGTCCCCAACTGGTTCGCGCTGTTCGGCTACTGGATCTACAAGTACTACGGTCACGACGACATCCGCGTGATCGACGGCGGGAAGGGCTACTGGGTCGCGAACGACTACCCGCTCTCGACCGAGGAGCCGGACTTCACGCCGCGCGAGTACGAGGCCCGCGGTCCCTTCGAGAGCGTCCGCGCCTACAAGGACGACATCGACAAGGCGATCGAGGAGGGGATCCCGATGGTCGACGTCCGCTCGCCCGAGGAGTTCTCCGGCGAGGTCATCGCGCCCGAGGGGCTCAACGAGACCGCCCAGCGCGGCGGCCACATCCCCGGCGCGAGCAACGTCCCGATCGGGACCACGCTGAACGAGGACGGCACGTTCAAGAGCGCCGACGAGCTCCGCGAGCTGTACGGCGACGCCGGCGTCGACGGCGACGAGTCGACGATCACCTACTGCCGCGTCGGCGAGCGCTCGTCGATCGAGTGGTTCCTCCTACACGAGCTGCTCGGCTACGACGACGTCCGCAACTACGACGGCTCGTGGACCGAGTGGGGCAACCTCGTCGGCGCGCCGATCGAGACGGGCGAGTAG
- a CDS encoding GAF domain-containing protein yields the protein MSAHSDAIRVLHVDDDPDLAELAAIHLEREDDRLDIETATDAAEGLDRVSEGGFDCVVSDYDMPGKSGIEFLEAVREERPDLPFILYTGKGSEEVASDAIASGVTDYLQKERGTGQYAVLANRIANAVEQYRTGQRAAELDRIRTLASEINKAIVRADSRGAVERRVCEIVSDADPYRFAWIGEVDAETGRIEPKVSAGVEGGYLDGITITTDESPTGLGPAGTAIRERRVAVSQDVTEDDDFEPWRSAAVERGFRSVAALPLEYRDTLYGALAVYADRPNAFDATERELLAEVGDDVAHVVHSFEVRENLREERDFIDQALDSLTDVFYVIDTDGTFRRWNDHLVEAVGYTDEAIEGMRATELFPEDERERIRAAMQEALATGEAAVESEVLTADGERVPYEFAGSSLTDRDGELIGLIGIARDLTERKRRERRLSRLVDNLPGMVYRCANEPGWPMEDVRGEVTELTGYRPADLESQARVYGERVIHPEDREGVWESIQVAIERREPFEITYRIRTKEGEVKWVWERGRATYADDGDVSALEGFVTDVTDRERHGRVIDALHEIVRSIMRAETAERAAEIAVETVHDVLDMPASAVHLHDPAADELVPAAWTDRTEEIVGVPPTFASGEGLAGRAYEAGESFTYDDLSTVPERFNPDTPVRSEIVLPLDDHGVLLIGSPETDAFDDVDVSLAETVAAHTTTALDRIERERELERQNERLEEFASIVSHDLRNPLNVAEGHLELSRAERDDEHLAAIARAHDRIGALVDDLLQLAREGAAETEWEPVELAGLVGDCWENVDTGGATVDVDVESAVRADRSRLAQLFENLIRNAVEHGGDVTVTVGDLETGFYVADDGPGIPADERERVFDSGYSTRDDGTGFGLAIVEEVADAHGCDVRVTRSESGGTRFEVTGFEPVE from the coding sequence ATGAGCGCACACTCAGACGCGATTCGCGTCCTCCACGTCGACGACGATCCGGACCTGGCGGAGCTGGCGGCGATCCACCTCGAACGCGAGGACGACCGGCTCGACATCGAGACCGCGACGGACGCGGCCGAGGGGCTCGACCGGGTGTCCGAGGGGGGGTTCGACTGCGTTGTCTCCGACTACGACATGCCCGGGAAAAGCGGGATCGAGTTCCTCGAGGCCGTCCGCGAGGAGCGACCGGATCTCCCCTTCATCCTCTACACGGGCAAGGGCAGCGAGGAGGTCGCGAGCGACGCGATCGCGTCCGGCGTCACGGACTACCTCCAGAAGGAGCGCGGGACCGGGCAGTACGCCGTCCTCGCGAACCGGATCGCGAACGCAGTCGAGCAGTACCGGACGGGCCAGCGCGCCGCCGAACTCGACCGGATCCGCACGCTCGCCAGCGAGATCAACAAGGCGATCGTGCGCGCCGACTCGCGGGGCGCGGTCGAGCGCCGGGTCTGCGAGATCGTCAGCGACGCCGACCCCTACCGGTTCGCGTGGATCGGCGAGGTCGACGCCGAGACGGGCCGGATCGAACCGAAAGTGTCCGCGGGCGTCGAAGGCGGCTACCTCGACGGGATCACGATCACGACCGACGAGAGTCCCACCGGACTGGGCCCCGCCGGGACGGCGATACGCGAGCGCCGGGTCGCCGTCTCGCAGGACGTCACGGAGGACGACGACTTCGAACCGTGGCGGTCCGCGGCGGTCGAACGTGGGTTCCGGTCGGTGGCCGCCCTCCCGCTCGAGTATCGGGACACGCTGTACGGCGCGCTCGCGGTGTACGCCGACCGCCCGAACGCCTTCGACGCGACCGAACGCGAGCTCCTCGCCGAGGTCGGGGACGACGTCGCTCACGTCGTCCACTCGTTCGAGGTCCGCGAGAACCTCCGCGAGGAGCGCGACTTCATCGACCAGGCGCTCGACTCGCTCACCGACGTCTTCTACGTGATCGACACCGACGGGACGTTCCGGCGGTGGAACGATCACCTCGTCGAGGCCGTCGGCTACACCGACGAAGCGATCGAGGGCATGCGCGCGACGGAGCTGTTCCCCGAAGACGAGCGAGAGCGGATCCGCGCCGCGATGCAGGAGGCGCTCGCCACCGGCGAGGCGGCCGTCGAGTCCGAGGTGCTGACGGCGGACGGCGAGCGCGTCCCCTACGAGTTCGCCGGGTCGAGCCTCACGGACCGCGACGGCGAGCTGATCGGGCTCATCGGAATCGCCCGAGACCTCACGGAGCGCAAACGGCGCGAGCGACGGCTCTCACGGCTCGTCGACAACCTGCCGGGAATGGTGTATCGGTGCGCGAACGAGCCCGGGTGGCCGATGGAGGACGTCAGGGGAGAGGTGACAGAGCTGACGGGGTATCGCCCCGCCGACCTGGAGAGTCAGGCGAGGGTGTACGGCGAGCGCGTCATCCACCCCGAGGACCGGGAGGGCGTGTGGGAGTCGATACAGGTGGCGATCGAGCGGCGAGAGCCGTTCGAGATAACCTATCGGATCCGCACGAAGGAGGGGGAGGTGAAGTGGGTCTGGGAGCGGGGCCGGGCGACGTACGCCGACGACGGGGACGTGTCGGCGCTTGAGGGGTTCGTGACGGACGTCACCGACCGCGAACGCCACGGGCGGGTCATCGACGCCCTCCACGAGATCGTCCGGTCGATAATGCGGGCCGAGACGGCCGAGCGGGCGGCCGAGATAGCCGTCGAAACCGTTCACGACGTGCTCGACATGCCGGCGAGCGCCGTCCACCTCCACGACCCCGCGGCCGACGAACTGGTGCCGGCGGCGTGGACGGACAGGACCGAGGAGATCGTCGGCGTGCCGCCGACGTTCGCGTCCGGCGAGGGGCTCGCGGGCCGGGCGTACGAGGCGGGCGAGTCGTTCACCTACGACGACCTCTCGACGGTCCCGGAGCGGTTCAACCCGGACACGCCGGTCCGCAGCGAGATCGTCCTCCCGCTCGACGACCACGGCGTCCTCCTGATCGGGTCGCCCGAGACCGACGCGTTCGACGACGTCGACGTGTCGCTCGCGGAGACCGTCGCGGCGCACACGACGACGGCGCTCGACCGCATCGAACGCGAACGGGAGCTCGAACGGCAGAACGAGCGGTTAGAGGAGTTCGCCAGCATCGTCTCGCACGACCTGCGAAACCCGTTGAACGTGGCGGAGGGGCACCTCGAACTGTCGCGAGCAGAGCGGGACGACGAACACCTCGCGGCGATTGCGAGAGCGCACGACCGGATCGGGGCGCTCGTCGACGACCTCCTACAGCTGGCGCGCGAGGGCGCGGCGGAGACCGAGTGGGAACCGGTCGAGCTGGCCGGTCTCGTCGGCGACTGTTGGGAGAACGTCGACACCGGCGGGGCGACCGTCGACGTCGACGTCGAGTCCGCGGTCCGGGCGGACCGGAGCCGGCTCGCGCAGCTGTTCGAGAACCTCATTCGGAACGCCGTCGAGCACGGCGGCGACGTGACGGTCACCGTCGGCGACTTGGAGACCGGGTTCTACGTCGCGGACGACGGGCCCGGCATCCCGGCGGACGAGCGCGAGCGGGTCTTCGACTCCGGTTACTCGACGCGCGACGACGGAACCGGCTTCGGGCTCGCGATCGTCGAGGAGGTCGCCGACGCGCACGGCTGCGACGTTCGTGTGACGCGGAGCGAGAGCGGCGGGACGCGCTTCGAGGTCACGGGGTTCGAGCCGGTCGAATAG
- a CDS encoding S9 family peptidase, protein MSDTADADVLRELAELPTFSGPRVSPDGETVALYYDVTGRNELHLFDPEDGSLTQLSDGDVPRSVRAGFRWDPDGSRLFYHRDEGGDEQHDVWAMSLDGESEPVVEMDGQVHLHDVSEDGETLLLGSSRDGQMNLYRHDLPSGETTKLTDYERAVSAGELSPDGDRIAYATNETDVYENDDVYVADADGSNPRNLDLGDVGAESRPIDWNPDGERLLVSDNTTDLNRGGVVDLSDGVGDASVTWFGSEEHDESVSGFLPDGDRFVGNRVDGTTVVPVVHDTETGESRRLSLPDGVAQPFVHRPLADGRLLTQHTTSSRRPGLVAYDLDADEFERVFEAEYGPFDPDDFVEPEVVTFASDGVPETPARAVEHAPYETFEIEGLLFDSGRRPSPLVVNPHGGPRALDLQRFNYRVQFLLSRGYSVLQVNYRGSSGRGREFVEELYDDWGGAEQGDVATGAEHVLDEYDWLDEDRVAVYGGSYGGYSANWQLVQYPDLYAAGITWVGVSDLFDMYENTMPHFRTELMVKNLGEPDENEAIYRERSPVTHVENIDAPLLIVHGVNDPRVPVSQARILRDALDDAGFAEGGDYEYEELGEEGHGSGDIDQKIRSLELIDDFLDRRIGAERTAVASLDD, encoded by the coding sequence ATGTCCGACACCGCAGACGCCGACGTACTCCGCGAACTCGCTGAGCTACCGACGTTCTCCGGTCCCCGCGTGTCCCCGGACGGCGAGACGGTCGCGCTCTACTACGACGTGACCGGTCGCAACGAGCTCCACCTGTTCGACCCCGAGGACGGCTCGCTGACGCAGCTGAGCGACGGCGACGTTCCCCGGTCGGTCCGCGCCGGCTTCAGGTGGGACCCCGACGGCTCCCGGCTGTTCTACCACCGGGACGAGGGGGGCGACGAGCAGCACGACGTGTGGGCGATGTCGCTCGACGGGGAGAGTGAGCCCGTCGTCGAGATGGACGGACAGGTCCACCTCCACGACGTGAGCGAGGACGGCGAGACGCTCCTGCTCGGCTCCAGTCGCGACGGGCAGATGAACCTCTACCGGCACGACCTCCCGAGCGGCGAGACGACGAAGCTCACCGACTACGAGCGCGCCGTCTCCGCCGGCGAACTGTCGCCGGACGGGGACCGGATCGCGTACGCGACGAACGAGACGGACGTCTACGAGAACGACGACGTGTACGTCGCCGACGCCGACGGGTCGAACCCGCGGAACCTCGACCTCGGCGACGTGGGGGCCGAGTCCCGGCCGATCGACTGGAACCCCGACGGAGAGCGGCTCCTCGTCAGCGACAACACGACCGACCTGAACCGCGGCGGAGTCGTCGACCTCTCCGACGGCGTCGGCGACGCCTCGGTGACATGGTTCGGGAGCGAGGAACACGACGAGTCGGTGAGCGGGTTCCTTCCGGACGGTGACCGATTCGTCGGGAACCGGGTCGATGGGACCACCGTCGTCCCGGTGGTCCACGACACCGAGACCGGCGAGTCGCGGCGGCTCTCGCTGCCGGACGGTGTCGCTCAGCCCTTCGTCCACCGGCCGCTCGCCGACGGGCGGCTCCTGACGCAGCACACGACGTCGAGCCGCCGACCGGGGCTCGTCGCGTACGACCTCGACGCGGACGAGTTCGAACGGGTCTTCGAGGCCGAGTACGGCCCCTTCGACCCCGACGACTTCGTCGAGCCGGAGGTCGTGACCTTCGCCTCCGACGGCGTCCCCGAGACGCCCGCGCGGGCGGTCGAACACGCCCCCTACGAGACGTTCGAGATCGAGGGACTGCTGTTCGACTCCGGCCGCCGCCCCTCGCCGCTGGTCGTGAACCCGCACGGCGGGCCGCGCGCGCTCGACCTCCAGCGGTTCAACTACCGCGTCCAGTTCCTGCTCTCGCGCGGCTACTCCGTCCTCCAGGTGAACTACCGCGGCTCGTCGGGCCGCGGCCGCGAGTTCGTCGAGGAACTGTACGACGACTGGGGCGGTGCCGAGCAGGGCGACGTGGCGACCGGTGCCGAGCACGTCCTCGACGAGTACGACTGGCTCGACGAGGACCGAGTCGCCGTCTACGGCGGCTCCTACGGCGGCTACTCCGCGAACTGGCAGCTGGTCCAGTACCCCGACCTGTACGCGGCCGGGATAACGTGGGTCGGCGTGAGCGACCTGTTCGACATGTACGAGAACACGATGCCGCACTTCCGGACGGAGCTCATGGTGAAGAACCTCGGCGAGCCGGACGAGAACGAGGCGATCTACCGCGAGCGGAGTCCGGTGACCCACGTCGAGAACATCGACGCCCCGCTCCTGATCGTCCACGGCGTCAACGACCCGCGCGTTCCGGTCTCGCAGGCGCGGATCCTCCGCGACGCGCTCGACGACGCCGGCTTCGCGGAGGGCGGCGACTACGAGTACGAGGAGCTCGGCGAGGAGGGGCACGGCTCCGGCGACATCGACCAGAAGATCCGGTCGCTGGAACTCATCGACGACTTCCTCGACCGCCGGATCGGCGCGGAGCGGACCGCCGTCGCCTCGCTGGACGACTGA
- a CDS encoding FAD-binding domain-containing protein, translating into MGSPDDAPLPTAPEREGVRDATETEPTGIVVWHRKDLRIADNPAVAAAAAQSDRVLPLFVFDPGFYDERGAACDARIEFLHDCLRDLDRQYRDVGGAGLTYAHGDPLDVLRRFVDAGWGVVAAASATGRYGRRRDERARDELGVEFAAGDGLVRDADRPRDGWSDRVESWLAEEPYDWDPRSVAVAGIDTGIDPERVRDAYGIDSTKTRVPTGGRGPARKKLRAFTERIADYPGSISSPVDAREGTSGLSPYLRFGCLSVREVHRHVDERAPDGRGKSMFVSRLFWNRHYTQKLLDWPGWLDEAVNPVYRGFNRDRHDPDLVAAWKEGRTGFPMVDASMRCLRETGWLNFRMRALCASVYFHVLQQPWRIGADHFYRHLIDGDPAINYTQWQSQCGLVGRPGLRLYDPRKQVRDQDPDGEFVTRWVPELDPLPAAHLDAPEKTPLSVQREVGVEIGETYPYPVVDYEAARSEFRDRYGAVHGAAAARLADESVARRASLSGGLGAARSIAADHGDADGDGGATQTGLGDFD; encoded by the coding sequence ATGGGATCGCCGGACGACGCTCCGCTCCCGACCGCGCCCGAGCGGGAAGGAGTCCGGGACGCGACCGAGACGGAGCCGACGGGGATCGTCGTCTGGCACCGGAAGGACCTGCGGATCGCGGACAACCCGGCGGTCGCGGCGGCCGCGGCGCAGTCCGACCGAGTCCTCCCGCTCTTCGTCTTCGACCCGGGCTTCTACGACGAGCGCGGGGCCGCCTGCGATGCCCGGATCGAGTTCCTCCACGACTGCCTGCGCGACCTCGACCGCCAGTACCGCGACGTCGGCGGCGCGGGGCTGACGTACGCCCACGGCGACCCGCTCGACGTGCTCCGTCGGTTCGTCGACGCCGGGTGGGGGGTCGTCGCGGCCGCGAGCGCGACCGGTCGGTACGGGCGACGGCGGGACGAGCGCGCCCGCGACGAGCTCGGCGTCGAGTTCGCCGCGGGCGACGGCCTCGTCCGAGACGCGGACCGCCCCCGAGACGGGTGGAGCGACCGCGTCGAGTCGTGGCTCGCCGAGGAGCCGTACGACTGGGACCCTCGGTCGGTCGCGGTCGCGGGAATCGACACCGGGATCGACCCCGAGCGCGTTCGCGACGCGTACGGCATCGACTCGACGAAGACGCGCGTTCCGACCGGCGGGCGCGGGCCGGCGCGGAAGAAACTCCGCGCGTTCACCGAGCGGATCGCCGACTACCCGGGGTCCATCTCCTCGCCGGTCGACGCCCGCGAGGGGACGAGCGGCCTCTCGCCGTACCTGCGGTTCGGCTGCCTCTCGGTCCGCGAGGTCCACCGGCACGTCGACGAGCGCGCCCCGGACGGCCGCGGGAAGTCGATGTTCGTCTCCCGGCTGTTCTGGAACCGCCACTACACCCAGAAGCTGCTCGACTGGCCGGGGTGGCTCGACGAGGCCGTCAACCCCGTCTACCGCGGATTCAACCGCGACCGGCACGACCCCGACCTCGTCGCGGCGTGGAAGGAGGGGCGGACCGGGTTTCCGATGGTCGACGCCAGCATGCGCTGCCTGCGCGAGACGGGGTGGCTCAACTTCCGGATGCGGGCGCTGTGCGCGAGCGTCTACTTCCACGTCCTCCAGCAGCCGTGGCGGATCGGCGCGGACCACTTCTACCGCCACCTGATCGACGGCGACCCCGCGATCAACTACACCCAGTGGCAGTCGCAGTGCGGGCTGGTCGGCCGCCCGGGTCTGCGGCTGTACGACCCCCGCAAGCAGGTGCGCGATCAGGATCCCGACGGCGAGTTCGTCACGCGGTGGGTCCCGGAACTCGACCCGCTCCCCGCTGCGCACCTCGACGCGCCCGAGAAGACCCCCCTCTCCGTCCAGCGCGAGGTCGGCGTCGAGATCGGCGAGACGTACCCGTACCCCGTCGTCGACTACGAGGCGGCCCGCAGCGAGTTCCGCGACCGGTACGGGGCCGTCCACGGCGCGGCCGCGGCCCGCCTCGCTGACGAGTCGGTCGCGCGCCGGGCGTCGCTGTCGGGCGGGCTGGGGGCCGCTCGCTCGATCGCGGCCGACCACGGCGACGCGGACGGGGACGGCGGAGCGACGCAGACGGGGCTGGGCGACTTCGATTGA
- a CDS encoding FAD-dependent oxidoreductase codes for MSDDPTVLVIGGGATGTGIARDLALRGVDVALVDRGGLGSGTSGRSHGLLHSGARYAEADAEGARECIEESRTLREIAEGCVRDTGGLFVRLEGDDPDYFAEKLAACEEVGIETERLDEAAVRERVPGLADEVAAAFSVPDGVIYPSRLVAANAADAERHGAAVHPHAPVEDVTVADGAVETVRVGGAVDATLTPEVVVNATGAWADAIAEMAGVEVGMAPSRGVMVSVEYDGLGPVLNRCRDPDDGDIVVPHDGEVVLGTTSVPVTDPDDYETADWEVERSVAECAAMLPAVADAAEVRRWWGVRPLYAPDEAGENRRGISRGFTLLDHERDGATGLYSVVGGKLTTYRRMAETTADEVCERLGVEAACETADEPLAHADDPERLDELVAEYGGANPTDSDVVDAPAGD; via the coding sequence GTGAGCGACGATCCGACGGTCCTCGTGATCGGCGGGGGCGCGACCGGAACGGGGATCGCGAGGGACCTCGCGCTCCGCGGGGTCGACGTCGCGCTCGTCGACCGCGGCGGGCTCGGAAGCGGCACCTCGGGGCGCTCGCACGGCCTCCTCCACAGCGGGGCCCGGTACGCCGAGGCGGACGCCGAGGGCGCTCGCGAGTGTATCGAGGAGAGCCGCACGCTCCGCGAGATCGCCGAGGGCTGCGTCCGCGACACCGGCGGGCTGTTCGTCCGGCTTGAGGGCGACGACCCCGACTACTTCGCGGAGAAGCTCGCGGCCTGCGAGGAGGTCGGGATCGAGACGGAGCGGCTCGACGAGGCGGCGGTGCGCGAGCGCGTTCCGGGGCTCGCGGACGAGGTCGCGGCGGCGTTCTCCGTTCCCGACGGCGTCATCTACCCGTCGCGGCTGGTCGCCGCCAACGCCGCCGACGCCGAGCGGCACGGGGCGGCGGTCCACCCGCACGCGCCCGTCGAGGACGTGACCGTCGCCGACGGCGCGGTCGAGACCGTGCGCGTCGGCGGCGCGGTGGACGCGACGCTGACCCCGGAGGTCGTCGTCAACGCCACCGGGGCGTGGGCGGACGCGATCGCCGAGATGGCCGGCGTGGAGGTCGGGATGGCACCGAGCCGGGGCGTGATGGTCTCCGTCGAGTACGACGGGCTCGGTCCGGTGTTGAACCGGTGCCGCGACCCCGACGACGGCGACATCGTCGTGCCCCACGACGGCGAGGTCGTGCTCGGGACGACGAGCGTCCCCGTCACCGACCCCGACGACTACGAGACCGCCGACTGGGAGGTCGAGCGGTCGGTCGCGGAGTGCGCCGCGATGCTGCCCGCGGTCGCCGACGCGGCCGAGGTCCGGCGGTGGTGGGGGGTTCGCCCCCTGTACGCGCCGGACGAGGCGGGAGAGAACCGCCGGGGGATCTCCCGCGGCTTCACGCTGCTCGACCACGAGCGCGACGGCGCGACCGGGCTCTACAGCGTCGTCGGGGGGAAGCTGACGACCTACCGCCGGATGGCCGAAACGACCGCCGACGAGGTCTGCGAGCGACTGGGGGTCGAGGCCGCCTGCGAGACCGCGGACGAGCCGCTCGCGCACGCCGACGACCCCGAGCGGCTGGACGAACTTGTCGCCGAGTACGGCGGCGCGAACCCGACCGACAGCGACGTGGTCGACGCGCCCGCCGGCGACTGA